In Eulemur rufifrons isolate Redbay chromosome 2, OSU_ERuf_1, whole genome shotgun sequence, the sequence GTGcccagaaagggaaactgaggcctgaagaGGCGCAGGGCGTGGTTCAGCGCCTCCATCATGCGCAGGGCAGAGCCTTCGCACAGTGCGTCCCCGCCGcagcccccaccgccccggctggccccaGCACCAGTCTGCCAGTCCGCGCAAAGAGGAGGGGTACGGGGGTCTCCCTAGGAGGCGGAGGGCTGGGCCGGGCGAGGCCTGCAGTTGCGCAGACCGGGGGTGGGAGGGGTCGCTGCGGCTCCGGGAAGGGGCTCCCAGCCGGGCGAACATCCAGAGGCTGTTTCCCTGGCAACTGTCTCCACGGCAACTGCGCTAGACCCCCGACTCGTCAAGTCTCAGTGCGCTTGCCCCTGCGCCCCCCGCCGCCGGGACCGCGTTCCCGCGGTTGGAACCTGCCGGGGCTGCGCCAAGGCCGGACCCCATCCCGCTGCAGGACCCCCGAGCCCTACCTGGTCCCCGAAGAAGGCCGAGTGCAGCAGGCTGAGCAGCCCGAGGAGCCCCATGAAGCCGCGGCTGCCCGGAccggcccgcgccccgcccctcGGCCgctgcggtgggggtgggggccgcgACCGGGGACGCCTGCGCCTGCGCGGAGCGGGGCGGGGAGGGTCACAccgcggggccggggcggggctccCCCGAAAGGGGGCGGAGGAAGGGTCCCATGGGGCCGGGGAGCCGCGGGAGGGCTTCGAGAACTGGAGGTGCGGGGCACGCGCCTGCTAGGTCAGGGGGCGAGGGGCGGGCCTCGGCCGGCTGCGGGTTCCGACCAGGCTGGAGTTGGGGGTCCCGCGTGGCGGAGCGAGGCGGGGGGGCTCTCACGTAGGTTGGGGGACCCCAGAGGTGCAGGAGGGTCCCACCGGAATGGAGATCTCGGAGGGACAGAGGCGGGCGTCGCCCTGCGGCTTAATCCGCTGCCCGCTCGGACGCTCACCCTGCTTCCGCCCGGGCGGCGCCCAAGTTCATtagtcattcagcaaacattcgCTGCGAACCGTTTGCCAGGCTCCGAGCTGGGCGCAGGGCATGGAGGAGCCGCCGTGCGGGGGCAGTACCGCACGTAGTCATTTAACAAAcctttattaagcacctactgtgagCTGGTCCCTGTGCAAGGAACAAAACACTCAAAACCCTTGCCCTTGAGAAACTGACATAAACAGAACAGAGGCCGGGCAGGGGGATGGCGCTGAGAAGGGGGCACTTGAATAGACCCGAGTAGTGTGGGGGGAGCGTCCAGACAGAAGGAGCAGTGGCGCAATGGGCAGGAGGCGTGTGAAGGCGGGAAGGGCCCCAggggaggtgggagccatggagggctgtgggcagagcaggGAATCGCCCGACCTGGTGCTCACGGGCGCCCTCTGGCAGGTGCGGGGAGAACAGACCGCGGGCAGCGCCAGGAGACCAGGGCAGAGGCGACTGCGCTGGTCCAGGGTGAGTGCGGGGACCCCACCTgggtgggggccggggagggggtaTTACTATGACCTGGGAAGGCAGAGGACCAGTGGCCAGGCCAGAAAGGGGGTGGTGAGGACAGGACAGGCCCTCAGCAGCAGGTGCCTCGGTGGGACCCGGCAAGGCTGGAGGTGGAGCACGCCGGAGTGAGGAGCGGCGGGGAGAGGGGCACAGGCTGGTGTCGcgcgggggggtggggaagggggcaaGTCTGTGTTTAAATCGCCGTCCAGGCAGGAGGCGGTGGGAGCCTGGCCAGGCTGGTGGCAGTGGTCGGTGGTGAGAAGGGGCCGGATCCAGGACAGGAGGGGTGTGGGACCTGAGCCTCAAGCTGCCTGACCAGAAGGTGTGATGGGGTCCAGCAGGGCTCGAAGGTCGCTCCGGCCCCGCCCACGGGGGTGGGAGCAGAGGGGCAGAAACACAGGCGTGATGTGGCCCGAGGGGTCCAAAGACAGAGCCCAGGCCTTGGCCTCGAGTCTGGAGAGGGATTGGGCAGTGAGACACACGGGGTCGGTCCCAAAggctcccaccccttccccactaAGCCCTGAAACTGCTCCTGGAAGGAGGGGCCACCTGTCTGCTGGAGGCAGCCTGAGCTGGCCCCAGGATATCCTATCCCCAACACTGATTTTCCACTTGAAGTACTAACATATTTTCCCTGATCACACATGATTGATTCAAACTGCAGAAAGCTAAGTAATGATTCCTAGCCACCCCTGCCCTGAGCTGACCCAGGGGACACGTGGTGACCAGGCTGGAACATGTCCAGTGAAGGCTGGAAAGGTGACTCATGACCCAAAGGGTCCCCGGGAAcaattttatagacaagaaactTCCTGCAGAGGGCAGGACAGTAAATATTTTCGTGAGTGTCTGCGCGTGCCGTGTAACAGCACCACATAGATGAACGGTGCCGTGTCAAACCTTCCGTGCAGAAGCAGCATCGCCCAGGAGAAAGCCACAGCAGGcagcccacccccaccacacaccccGGCTTGTTCCCAGTTTGGTGCCTCTGCCCACTACCGTGGTGTGGCTCACAAACCTCtccccaacacatgcacacacacgcatattTTGCTCCTGCGGGTGGACCTGGTGGCTCTAAAGCTCcagccattttgtttttttagagatggtctccctgtcctgcccaggctggattcccgttcctgggctcagcgatcctcttgcctcctgAAGTGCTGAGACAGATCAGCCAGCACACCCGGCTCTTCTGTACCTTTTGCTGAGTATTTTTGGTTTcgagaaaaatacaaaaagacataCAGGTAGGGATGTGAAAGGGTGCAGCCGCTGCGGAAAAATTTTTACacttgggctgggcatggtggtgcacacctgtagtcccagcactttgggagtctgaggcaggaggatggcttgagcccaggagtttgagattgcagtaagctatgatgacgccactgcactctagctcttgtctcaaaaaaaaaagttttacagttGGTCTTAAGCCCAGTCAGGTTTAAGGACAGCCCAGAAGAGAACTttgaagtattttatatatatgtataaaatctcTGAGCGTTGATCACCCACATGCCCAAGTCTGCCAGCTCTGGGTTCCTTACTTCCCAGCAGGGGTTCCCAAGGCCTGGAGCCCCAGGGGCACGTGGTTCACTCCAGAGCACTCCTGTGCTCGGCCCTCTGGTCTAGCGTGCTCTGCATTAACCACGCTCCCTGATCGCATCTGTACGCTGTGGTCCCTCTGCTGAACTGGACCAAGGTGCTAACCTTGGTGAGCCTTCCTTCCACTCCACCAACCTGCTTCCCATCCAGAGATTAGAGACACAGTGATCCCCGCTTTCTCTCTGCAACCTTCAATTCCAAATCAAGATGTAATGGCATTAGCGAATTATGCTTAAATGTGGAAGAATGTTGCAGAGAAAAGAGCccacaggtgggggtggggtgtgggctcTCAATGTCTCCTCCTGACCACCCCCCCTCGCTGCTGCTCCCACACAGGCCACACTCTCTGGGGGACCTGCCTGAGGTGCAGCACCTAACAGCCACCTAGACTGCTCCACTGGACACTCAGTGGGCACCAAAGCTAACATCTCcctatccccccacccccacagatgGGGACTCCAACCTTTCACCTACTCAGGCCAAAACCTGGGCTTCCCTGCCACGTTCCCTTATCAGGGAGCCCCAACATGGCCCGGACACCCACCCCACTCCATCCAGAGGAACTGCCACCTCCTCTTGTTCTTTCAAGCACACCGCAGGCCCACGTAGCTTCCCCTTACGAAGGGGACAGATCCACTCAGCAATGTGTCAGGGAGCATAGCTAGGGCCCTTCGGCGCTGTGCTGACAGGGACAATGCTCCCACCCACTGGACACACGCTGTCCTGGGAGATGAAGCCCAGAAGTCTCAACCCAAGGCTGGGAGGACTGGGGCCAGCTGTAGCCTCCCAGGAGCTTGCAGGAGGCACAGAGGTCCtcagggagagggacagaggctCAGGTCACCCAAAGGTTCCTGTAGCTCACATGCCTCCCCTGTGGGAAGAACCTGCAACTGGAGCCTGAGGGGCCCTGGgagagcaggggctggaggggtgCCACTGCCCAGCACTTCCACACAGCCCTGGACTGTGCACCAGGCCCCTTATAAAGGGCATGAttaacaccccccaccccagacactCTGAAGGACAGGTGCACTTGGGATTAAAGAAGTGTCTTTATTGGCTGAGCAGGCTACTTGAGGGGGATGAAGCGGGAGGAGTGGGTGGCACCGATGCCGGGCCGGCCGTGCTTCACCGGCTTGTAGGTGATGGAGAACTCCCCCAGGTAGTGGCCAATCATCTCGGGCTGAGGGAGGCCAAGAGCAGAGGTGGGTGTCAGGTGACTGTCGGTAGACAGGCAACCCACCCGCCCCAGGCCCAGCACGACTCTCAGGGACAGGCTGCACGCACCTTGATCTCCACCTGGTTGAAAGTCTTGCCGTTGTAGACGCCCACCATGCTGCCCACCATCTCGGGCAGGATGATCATGTCCCGCAGGTGCGTCTTCACCACCTCAGGCTTCTCCATGGGTGGTGCCTCCTTCTTGGCCTTGCGCAGGCGCTTCAGCAGTGAGTGCTGCTTGCGGCGCAGGCCCCGGTTCAGCCGCCGCCGCTGGCGCGCACTGTACAACTGCATCAGCTGCTCGCTGGGGAGGACGGGTAAGGTGGAGGGACTAAGCCCTGAGAccgcccaccctgccctggggccTGCAGGGAACATGCCTAGGCCAGGGTCACACTGACACCCCCTACCCAATACTGGGGATGAGCCCCTCAAATACAAGAACTGACACATAGCGGTTCACAGACAGAAAATAAGAAgggcctacaatcccagcactttgggagactaaggcaggaggatcactagagcccaggagctcgaggctgcagtgagctgactgtgccactgcactccagcctgtgccagagactatctcaaaataaagaaaaaattttttaaaaattaaggagaaaaaaaaaaacagtgtctaGTAGGGTGGCTTAGCAGCTGGAACCTCATGGACAAGATGCTGATCCCATAACAACAACACTGCTTGGGCCAAAAGCATCTAAAAAAAATCCAAGCGAGGGTCTGACTTAAAAAGCCCCAGCCATGGAGCAGGCTCCTTTGTGCCAGGTACCCCGCAGGTGTCACAAGCCTCCTCCGTGGCCTCGGAAGGCCAGGCCCTCCTGCCCCCCTACATCTGGGGCAGAACACCGCCACCCCGCCTGGAAAGCCCACGGCGCCCGCCAACTCCCACCCGTGGCCCGTTGTTAGGACACGTGGAACACATGCACCATTTACACTTCCAATGGGCTGGAAAGGAGCCCAATGTAGACACGTCGGAGTTAACCGCGCTCACCCCACCGCAGCAGCGTCGCGCAGGGACGGGCTGGCCAGGGACGCCAAGGACACTGCCCAGGGGCCCTGGCCCGTAACGCCCCCCGCCCGGCCTTACTAGGACATGTCCAGCAGCTGGTCCAGGTCCACGCCGCGGTAGGTGAACTTGCGGAATGTCCGCTTCTTCTTCTGCTCCACTTCCGCCTGCGCGGGCCGGGGGTCAGCGGGAGCCCGACACCCCCCTCCCGCGGCCTCACGGAGGGGTCACCGGGCCGAGGTCCCCGCGGGGACACAGCACCTCGAGACCCTCCGGGTAGGCGCGCACGGCTCCGGGCTTCGGGGGCCCGTCCGGCCTCCCCCGCCCCGCGGCGTCCTGACACCCAGGGGGCCCGCCCTCGCCCCCATCCCGCAGCCCCGGAAGCCAGGAGCGGGCCGCCGCAGCTGCGGGGCCTGGCCCCGGCCCCCACGGGGTGTCCAGGGCTCGGATGGAGCCGGATAGGCCCGACCGGTACGCGCCAAACTTAACACTCACCATCTTGCCGGCTCCTCAGAAAGGACCACCCCTGCCCGCGCCTGCGCAGTTATCGCAAGGCCGACGGCGTGCCCCGCCCCTCGGCCGTGCGCGCGCTCGCGTTTCCGTCTCCCAGGCGGCGGACGCGCGCCCCCTGCTGTCCGGAGGGCAGAACACAGGCCGCGGGGACCAAAGGGGCCGCCCGTGGTCTGCGGAGCCCCAGCCTCCAGAGAAGGCCCTTGGGATGCGCTGCTGcccttttctgagcctcaggctCGTGCTGTGCCCTACACGATGGCGCTTTCCTCAACAAGCACTTATGGAGCGCTCACTGTTTGCAAGCAGGTGGGGTTTGGGGGTTCGGGTCCCAGTGGGGGAGGCACATGGACACACAATGAGCAAGGTCACTTACAGATGTGGGCGCACAGGGGAGACGGGACACTGGCCAGGCTTTAAGGCACATAAAGTCAGCAACTGTGACAGCACATCGCTGGGCTCATAACATAAACAGATGTGTAAGTGCAACCACCATTGCTCACATAGGGGACCAGCTACTGAGAGTGATGTCTGTATCTCGCTGGTACTAAATCAGCGTAAGTCTGAGGGTGATGCAGTAAGATGCGGAACCGCGTGACCCAGCAGTCCCGCTTCTGGGCAAATGTCCAAAAGAACAGGGAGCAGGGCTCACAGGTACATGCACACTCATACTCACAGCAGTGCCATCACAGGGAACGCAAGGTGGACGCAACCCAGAGTGCACCCACACTGAGTGGACACACAACGTGGTCCATCCACACAGTACTCGGCCTGACACAGGCTGCAacgtggatggaccttgaggacatcatgtCCAGTGACAGATGCCAGACCCAGAAGGACAAgtcctgtgtgattccactcacaGGAGGTCCCTGGAGTGGCCAGATCCAGACAGGAAGTAAGATGGCAGGTGCtaggggctgggggcgggtggggaGTGAGTGTCTCACGGGGATggaggtggtgatggttgcacaatgtgaatgtgctttaGCCACTGAATCACACTTAAAAACGGTGAAGTTGGTGAGTTTTATGTGTATcttaccataattttaaaaaatagagagcaagcactaaaaaaaaaaaaatcactcaaaaaaataaagaatattatttaatgcaaaagaaaacataacagaAGAATACAGGAAAAAGCTGGGCAACCCACAGAAAGCAAAAAGGGACATGGCAGATGTAAACTGAGGTACAGCCGATAACAGACCACATGTGCAACGGTGGTCCCCTAAGATTGtaataccgtatttttactgtgcctctTCTGTTAGATAGGTTTAGGGACACACACACTTAACCGTCGCGTCACAGTTGCCTGCAGTACTTAGTAAGGACGAGCTGTGCAGGTGGCAGCCCAGGAGCAACAGGCCACGCCGCACAGCGAGGTGCGCAGTAGGGCCTGGGTCTGCGTGACTACCCGGTGATGTCCACACCACGAAATTGCCATGGAGGGTGttctcagaacatatctctgTTCTTAAGCGACACCTGGCTGTACATCAGCAGTGGTATCAGAGGGGCGAGCAGCACTGAGTTCTGCTAGACGGACCAGTGCAAAGGCCCGGAGGCCCGATGACCTGGGAGCTGCTGAAACAAAGGCCTGTGCTGCCCCATCTCATtctgctgtgcctcagtttccctgtctgggACCGTCTGCTGTACAGTGTTTAGGGGCAAGTCAATGAGAAGAAAATGGCCAGGGCAGAAGACAAGGAACTGAGGGAGTCCACGAGGCCCCACATGTAGTCATAGGGTCCtcagggtgggtggagggggaCGTGGCTCCAGACCATTGGCTCAAAAGCTTTCAGTTTGTGCACACCCTCCCGGAACCGGGTGGGGACAGGCGGGCCCTGAGCTTAGCTGTGGTGCTGGGGCTAGCCAGGGGCAGCATCAAGTGAAAAAGCTGAGCCCCCTTCAGCCATGCTCACAGTCCCGGGGGAAGCCAATCAAACTCTGCCCCAAACATGCCAGAGCCTTCCTGTCCCCAAGGAGCACAAGGACCTGCAGGCACTGGGATGTCACCCAACAGGTGTCTGCCCATTTTCATGTAGCAAACACCATCCCGGGCGCACTCAGAATGGCTGGAAACCTGTGAATTTTTTCATGTTGCTCCTTTGCCAGGGGAATTAATTTTGCAGAGAATTGACCTCACGACTGGGAGCTCTTACAGCTACGATTCCCGTGGCGTGGAGAGGGCCCCTCCTGCCTGACCCCCACACCTCCATAACCCGGGGCAGCAGCAGCTCTGGAGGAGACAGCAGAGAGCTCTGAGAATGAAGCGCAGGGCTGGTTGTGTGGCCTGGCCCAAGGTGCATGCGGGGGCCATGCCTCTTTTTGGCTGTCTACAAGCTGGGTCAACTCTTCCTTGCCCCAGAGTGAGCTGGGGATGGGGTTTCTGTCAGTCTCGTTCATTACCCGCTGAGCCGTCCCTGCCCTGATTCCCAGAACCTGTGGTGTCACCTTCTGTAGCTAAATGTGACTAAGAGGCTTGAGATGGGAGAGGGCCACAGAGCCAGGAACCTGCACTGCAACGGCACTCCCACCCTCAGGCATCGGAACAGGTGGGCGGGACACAGGCTTGAAGCCCATATTCCCAGAGACAAGTGGCCAACGGGCACCCTAAAATTCACATCTGCCAGAACCCCAAGACGCACTGGCGCTCCAGTCAGGCCACTGCCCTGGGTGACAACTCCAGGAGAGCTCCCCGAGAACCTCGACCATggagagcagaggctggggcGAGGGCACATCTGAGCTTCCAGACCTTTCCCAGGCTCAGGAAGCATAAGTGCAGGCTGAGACGGAGGGAAGACACGGACACAACGTGGGTTTCTAATCCAAACGCACTTTTCTTTATTCAAACCAGGGTCAAAGTGGTCAATGGGAATTGCCCTGAAGCCACGTGCCCGAGGGAGATCGCTTCCGACAAGGCTGCTGCCGCGTCACCGCGGTGTCTCGCGGCCGGCTGTGCGCAACCCCCACAGTGCACCTGCAAACACTACCAGGCAGGTCAGTCGACAAAAGCAAggaattaaacaaaaaaacaaaacactctcaGTAGATTTCTTCTTTAAGCTCCCAGAGTTTCTGGACCAACGAGTCCCAACCCCCTAAGCCAGGAGTGAGGGGTTTAAAAACATGCCCCACTTCCACCAGTGCCGACGGAAAccctgttttaaattaaaaaataagccagTATACATCGTagaaaatttctcttaaaaatctcacaatttgtaaatgtatattttttctttaacataaaaGTTACAATATACGGTAAAACAAAAGGctca encodes:
- the RPS15 gene encoding small ribosomal subunit protein uS19, coding for MAEVEQKKKRTFRKFTYRGVDLDQLLDMSYEQLMQLYSARQRRRLNRGLRRKQHSLLKRLRKAKKEAPPMEKPEVVKTHLRDMIILPEMVGSMVGVYNGKTFNQVEIKPEMIGHYLGEFSITYKPVKHGRPGIGATHSSRFIPLK